One genomic window of Syngnathoides biaculeatus isolate LvHL_M chromosome 13, ASM1980259v1, whole genome shotgun sequence includes the following:
- the si:dkeyp-68b7.12 gene encoding rho GTPase-activating protein 30 — MRRVRRKGASKDKVFGCDLLEHLNASGQDIPQVLRCCSQFVEERGVVDGIYRLSGVSSNIQKLRSEFESDGTPDLSKEVYLQDIHCVSSLCKAYFRELPNPLLTYQLYDKFAEAVAVQLEEDRLVKIQDVLKELPTPHYRTLEFLMCHLVKMASYSAQTNMHARNLAIVWAPNLLRSKDIEVSGFNGTAAFMEVRVQSIVVEFILTHVPQLFPEPSVECSRRKSLPSPIAISGQEELLFKAQPPTNFGHISPGDGPLPMRPYHAIIEGTDKRKGSFKGRKWMSIFNIGSRFHDPRRRHKHSAKEKDTQVLRPARSMDSLSIASYSNEDCIRPLHTSRSAKMSVLEVASSPSPLSGSEYAVTYRRGTGVVSGGTQGTYTALDAEGSGSRDGETVQTRSPGLSTKGGRRAAMHITGPTVVTVPLHITSNLALGLLQGGGSNRVVHRGRDKEGGHKGERKDNGRMEMEVEELGKGKEEKKEVTHGKETVTDEDANAVVDKEEDENEEAVGGDCTMEPAAKETCAKSLIYNVAEDVCQQDYEDMQGEASAGPQENNVFDSSEVLNSTQLEQDDQELSGYVQDNFEFLDHMDCSVSCQIPLHFLPDCASQVNEFSVEPPGHSDDEYELMVQPSHHAAGPDTSPAISPEINTQSQLKFHRPCSVDANERHGKSLSLPHMTSPVCEPGKCCSGNDDSPTDDDTTDYGSSDEDDSLFVKSLPADFFLSNSCDLETNDTPTVTVDATPQDHSCEVGEFNPEFSPCEQQNNGEENQDNIDREEETIPRNEERVDHSDDNSLRDDFKITEDGPGPLPLEVASHHCEDLQTQEHTDGSSIKANDHVEVEKVKQEEDEEVHHFSIPGGAHNETTQEQELLDVSEETIEDFKTDQDDGEKEKGKGTEDVIPEIIISTLENVSTEDGKEPSLGRTQEESLGMDDTVVKIWDELEEVVCEVIEDEERKTVEVRHSGEDNKTVTTWGKNPEDTEINLPERCGQDGEVIETLVSKEDEPILEEVTEMPSLRSIALKAIKSEIPESREGVSVDERGPERYVQELVTELLVPKDKVILEEVTVNRSLRNTSLKEVRSDVPDSGGGMMLEAGIPERYEQEDTVTEKLVHEEEHISEEVAVMPNLRATSLKEVKSNILDSREGMRFDNGGPERSEQVGTITENLAHKENKDISEEETMRPSLSDTLLKEVRSDVPESREEFRFEEQGTERCEQEGTVKELFVAMVSDPPLEEDRPDVPKSSKGLRFEEQGTKRCEQKDRGIGRKLVISKMPNVYQVKAVPVVPPKPQHCMLAARTLRQQQQQREKRDPDGPDDVGPIRDSPRNSPVSICFDEAVAIATMRREKERGSERERQRDWMGEVQ; from the exons ATGAGGAGAGTTCGGAGAAAAGGGGCCAGCAAAGACAAGGTGTTTGGTTGCGATCTTCTGGAGCACCTGAACGCCTCCGGCCAGGACA TCCCTCAGGTGTTGCGGTGCTGCAGCCAGTTTGTCGAGGAACGTGGCGTCGTGGATGGCATCTACAGGTTGTCCGGTGTTTCATCCAATATCCAGAAACTCAG GAGCGAATTTGAGAGCGATGGGACTCCGGACCTCAGCAAGGAAGTATACCTGCAGGACATCCACTGCGTCAGCTCCCTGTGCAAAGCGTACTTCAGGGAGCTGCCCAACCCGCTGCTCACGTACCAACTTTACGACAAGTTTGCC GAGGCTGTGGCCGTACAACTGGAGGAGGACCGGCTGGTAAAAATCCAAGATGTCCTGAAGGAACTTCCAACGCCGCATTACAG GACTCTAGAGTTTCTAATGTGCCACCTCGTCAAAATGGCCTCGTACTCGGCCCAGACCAACATGCATGCCAGGAACTTGGCCATCGTCTGGGCCCCCAATCTGCTTCG GTCAAAGGACATAGAGGTGTCCGGTTTCAATGGCACCGCAGCCTTCATGGAGGTCAGGGTCCAGTCCATCGTAGTGGAGTTCATCCTCACACACGTCCCTCAACTGTTTCCTGAGCCGA GTGTGGAATGCAGCAGGAGAAAGTCTCTTCCCTCCCCGATCGCCATTTCCGGCCAGGAGGAACTCCTGTTCAAGGCTCAGCCTCCCACCAACTTTGGACACATCAGTCCAGGGGATGGTCCACTCCCAATGAGACCATACCACGCTATCATAGAAGGCACGGACAA GAGGAAGGGCTCCTTCAAAGGAAGGAAATGGATGTCCATTTTCAATATCGGCAGTCGCTTCCATGACCCAAGAAGACGGCATAAACACTCAGCCAAAG AGAAGGACACACAGGTGTTGCGTCCAGCTCGAAGCATGGACTCACTCAGCATTGCGTCATATTCAAATGAAG ATTGCATACGTCCTCTGCATACATCCCGTTCCGCTAAAATGTCCGTCTTGGAAGTTGCGTCGTCACCGAGCCCCTTAAGCGGAAGCGAATATGCAGTGACCTACCGCAGGGGAACAGGAGTTGTGAGCGGGGGCACCCAGGGCACCTACACGGCCCTTGACGCCGAAGGCTCGGGAAGCAGAGATGGCGAAACTGTCCAAACCAGGTCGCCGGGACTCTCCACAAAGGGGGGACGGAGAGCTGCCATGCACATCACCGGGCCCACTGTGGTCACGGTGCCGTTACACATCACCTCCAACTTGGCTTTGGGCCTTCTGCAGGGAGGCGGCTCCAACCGGGTAGTCCACCGGGGCAGGGATAAGGAGGGAGGACATAAAGGGGAGAGGAAGGACAATGGAAGAATGGAAATGGAAGTTGAAGAACTTGGGAAAGgtaaagaagagaagaaagagGTGACACACGGAAAGGAAACCGTCACAGACGAAGACGCAAATGCAGTGGTTGACAAGGAAGAAGACGAGAACGAGGAAGCAGTTGGGGGAGACTGCACAATGGAACCAGCAGCAAAAGAAACGTGTGCCAAAAGCCTGATTTACAATGTAGCTGAAGATGTTTGTCAACAAGATTATGAAG ATATGCAAGGAGAGGCATCAGCCGGACCCcaggaaaacaatgtttttgatTCTTCTGAGGTCCTCAACTCCACTCAGCTGGAGCAGGATGACCAGGAGCTGTCGGGCTATGTTCAAGACAACTTTGAATTCCTGGATCACATGGACTGCAGTGTCTCCTGTCAG attcctctccacttcctgccgGACTGTGCTTCCCAAGTAAACGAATTCTCCGTAGAACCTCCCGGACATTCCGACGACGAATATGAACTCATGGTACAACCCTCGCATCACGCCGCGGGGCCCGACACCAGCCCGGCCATCAGCCCGGAAATAAACACTCAAAGCCAGCTGAAGTTCCACAGGCCTTGCAGTGTCGATGCGAACGAGAGACACGGGAAATCCCTCAGCTTGCCTCACATGACCTCGCCTGTGTGCGAACCAGGCAAATGTTGCTCTGGCAATGACGACAGTCCGACCGATGACGACACGACTGACTACGGCAGCAGTGACGAAGACGACAGCTTGTTCGTTAAGAGCCTCCCTGCGGACTTCTTTCTAAGCAATTCGTGTGATCTTGAAACAAATGATACGCCAACTGTCACTGTAGATGCCACGCCGCAAGACCACTCGTGTGAAGTTGGAGAATTTAATCCTGAATTCTCTCCTTGTGAGCAACAAAATAATGGCGAGGAGAACCAGGACAACATAGATAGAGAAGAAGAGACGATACCGAGGAATGAGGAGCGAGTGGACCACTCAGACGACAACAGTCTAAG AGACGATTTCAAAATCACGGAAGATGGTCCAGGACCTCTCCCCTTAGAAGTGGCATCACACCATTGTGAAGACTTACAAACGCAAGAGCACACGGATGGATCAAGTATTAAGGCCAATGACCATGTAGAGGTCGAAAAGGTCAAACAGGAAGAGGATGAAGAAGTCCATCACTTCTCCATCCCTGGTGGTGCTCACAATGAAACAACCCAAGAACAGGAACTCCTGGATGTTTCTGAAGAGACGATAGAGGATTTTAAGACGGACCAGGATGATGGAGAAAAGGAAAAGGGTAAAGGGACTGAAGATGTGATTCCTGAAATTATAATAAGCACGCTGGAAAATGTCTCAACAGAAGATGGCAAGGAACCGAGTTTGGGAAGGACACAGGAGGAGAGCTTGGGGATGGACGACACCGTAGTGAAAATCTGGGACGAGCTGGAGGAGGTTGTGTGTGAAGTGATCGAGGACGAGGAAAGAAAGACGGTGGAGGTCCGTCATAGCGGCGAGGACAACAAGACGGTGACAACTTGGGGAAAGAACCCTGAGGATACGGAGATCAACTTACCAGAGAGGTGTGGCCAAGATGGAGAAGTTATTGAAACATTAGTATCTAAAGAAGATGAACCAATACTTGAGGAAGTGACAGAAATGCCAAGTCTTAGAAGTATAGCTCTAAAAGCGATCAAGTCTGAAATTCCAGAGTCCAGAGAAGGTGTGAGTGTTGACGAGCGAGGACCAGAGAGGTATGTACAAGAACTAGTTACAGAATTGCTGGTGCCCAAAGACAAAGTCATACTTGAGGAAGTGACAGTGAACCGAAGTCTGAGAAATACATCCCTTAAGGAGGTCAGGTCTGATGTACCAGACTCCGGAGGAGGCATGATGCTTGAGGCCGGAATCCCAGAGAGGTATGAACAAGAAGATACAGTTACAGAAAAGTTGGTACACGAAGAAGAACACATTTCTGAGGAAGTGGCAGTGATGCCAAATCTTAGAGCTACATCCTTGAAAGAGGTCAAGTCTAACATCCTGGACTCCAGGGAAGGCATGAGGTTTGACAACGGAGGCCCAGAGAGGTCTGAACAGGTAGGTACCATTACAGAAAACTTGGCGCACAAGGAAAACAAAGATATTTCTGAGGAAGAGACAATGAGACCAAGTCTTAGCGATACACTCCTGAAAGAGGTGAGGTCCGACGTTCCAGAATCCAGGGAAGAGTTCAGATTTGAAGAGCAAGGAACAGAGAGGTGTGAGCAAGAAGGTACTGTTAAAGAATTGTTTGTGGCCATGGTTAGCGATCCACCCCTGGAAGAGGACAGGCCTGATGTTCCAAAATCCTCGAAAGGGTTGAGATTtgaagaacaaggaacaaagagGTGTGAACAAAAAGACCGAGGAATAGGAAGGAAGCTAGTCATCTCCAAGATGCCCAATGTTTACCAAGTGAAAGCGGTGCCAGTTGTGCCACCCAAGCCCCAACACTGTATGCTCGCCGCCAGGACCCTCcgacaacagcagcagcagcgagaAAAGAGGGACCCCGACGGGCCAGACGACGTTGGCCCCATCCGGGACTCGCCCCGGAACAGCCCTGTCAGCATCTGCTTCGACGAGGCTGTCGCCATCGCCACCATGAGGCGAGAAAAAGAGCGCGGAAGCGAGCGAGAGCGGCAACGGGACTGGATGGGTGAAGTCCAGTGA
- the apold1a gene encoding myosin-1, with amino-acid sequence MPKIMASSQAQEKMPLIEESVEMQEMIPTEESTVEVQPLELAAYPTEGNPLESEEENDGLLEWWKNVEGWAEWNEAANFQEDEEGIAMEEAADRVYMAARLFVRLFNQRGASLQQSILELLAIADAADQFHKKTVSAAVGGGVASVAGSLATITGLILAPFTFGASIIVTAVGISVATAGSITSATANITDAVHSNMDRKKVEKMIQDYQEQIKDIRECMDFVQEGIDTLQEWDFEKYSQSAAKKALNHNIKHVVKEGGRAGKALMINTDKLISTVQVLGAGAGAAKAAQAISVTTGVMSALFLALDVFFLAKDSHELRKGAKTKFASKIRDVCKELQNGLLELNKVKTQLQKTMDGIEVEEYEEIEEVEVEVDDDLESDPKKLAALEQELDLLEEKLDKRIEEGKNTEKESESKEKTDGTRKKDKLDKENENRIAASKETHKKGESALCKKLDLCKKVDEKAKEKANTGKEPPRTGDSRGKPELESSHREHGGKEPLGPMEDSRRKEEHERSYRQDRAMTGNPELTQAINERVSHERRSNRSSKNESNTTDRTQEKDWKSEGTDSRGWDREKRMSGDSHRRRDERRFSDRSHESYADDSMEEKIAASQRSHHRRSVEEEVRGDETRRSRLESARYKFEKGGKDEEKHRGSTESHRRGSDRGEAGSNWERRASDKDKTGSDRERRGSDREHKQSRQSSHRSSVLRDDGLYI; translated from the exons ATGCCAAAAATCATGGCGTCGTCACAG GCCCAGGAAAAAATGCCCCTCATTGAGGAAAGTGTGGAGATGCAGGAGATGATCCCAACCGAG gagagCACAGTGGAAGTCCAGCCGCTGGAGTTGGCAGCCTACCCGACCGAGGGAAACCCCCTGGAATCGGAGGAG GAGAACGACGGCCTGTTGGAATGGTGGAAAAACGTCGAAG GCTGGGCCGAGTGGAACGAGGCGGCCAATTtccaagaagatgaggaggGAAT TGCGATGGAGGAGGCTGCCGACCGTGTCTACATGGCGGCGCGCCTGTTCGTGCGGCTCTTCAACCAGCGGGGGGCGTCGTTGCAACAGAGCATCCTGGAGCTGCTGGCCATCGCCGATGCCGCCGACCAGTTCCACAAGAAGACGGTGTCGGCGGCGGTGGGCGGCGGCGTGGCCAGCGTGGCCGGCAGCCTGGCCACCATCACTGGGCTCATCCTGGCGCCATTCACCTTTGGCGCCTCCATCATCGTCACGGCGGTGGGCATCAGCGTGGCCACGGCGGGGAGCATCACCTCGGCTACGGCCAACATCACCGACGCCGTCCACTCCAACATGGACCGCAAGAAGGTGGAGAAGATGATCCAGGACTACCAGGAGCAGATCAAAGATATCCGCGAATGCATGGATTTCGTGCAGGAGGGCATAGACACCCTGCAAGAGTGGGACTTCGAGAAGTACTCGCAGAGTGCCGCAAAGAAGGCGCTGAACCACAACATAAAGCATGTCGTGAAAGAAGGAGGCCGGGCAGGGAAAGCCCTGATGATCAACACTGACAAGTTAATCAGCACCGTGCAGGTTCTGGGCGCAGGGGCCGGGGCGGCCAAGGCGGCCCAGGCCATCAGCGTCACTACTGGGGTCATGTCGGCACTCTTCCTGGCCCTCGACGTCTTCTTCCTTGCAAAGGACTCCCATGAGCTGCGCAAAGGCGCCAAGACAAAGTTCGCCTCCAAGATCAGGGACGTGTGCAAGGAATTGCAGAATGGCCTCCTGGAGCTCAACAAGGTTAAAACGCAGCTGCAGAAGACCATGGACGGGATCGAAGTGGAGGAGTATGAGGAGATCGAGGAAGTGGAGGTAGAGGTGGATGACGACCTGGAGTCCGATCCCAAGAAGCTGGCTGCGCTGGAGCAGGAGCTGGACCTATTAGAGGAGAAACTGGACAAAAGGATCGAGGAAGGCAAAAACACAGAGAAGGAAAGTGAGTCCAAGGAGAAAACAGATGGGACAAGGAAGAAGGATAAACTGGATAAGGAAAATGAGAACCGGATTGCAGCTTCTAAGGAGACTCATAAGAAAGGGGAATCAGCATTGTGTAAAAAACTGGATTTGTGTAAAAAAGTGGATGAGAAGGCAAAAGAGAAGGCCAACACTGGGAAAGAACCACCAAGGACAGGAGACTCCAGAGGTAAGCCAGAATTGGAGAGCAGCCACAGAGAACACGGGGGCAAAGAACCACTGGGTCCAATGGAGGACTCCAGAAGGAAGGAAGAACATGAGAGAAGCTACCGACAAGACAGAGCGATGACTGGGAATCCCGAACTAACACAGGCGATCAATGAGCGGGTCAGTCATGAGAGACGAAGCAACAGATCCTCCAAAAACGAAAGCAACACAACAGACAGGACTCAAGAAAAGGACTGGAAGTCAGAAGGTACCGATAGCAGGGGATGGGACAGGGAGAAAAGGATGAGTGGAGACAGTCACAGAAGACGTGACGAAAGGAGGTTTTCAGACCGGAGTCATGAATCGTATGCGGATGACTCCATGGAGGAGAAGATTGCAGCCAGCCAGAGGAGTCACCACAGGAGGTCAGTGGAAGAGGAAGTACGTGGTGACGAGACACGAAGGAGCCGACTCGAGAGCGCTCGGTACAAGTTTGAGAAAGGCGGCAAGGACGAGGAGAAGCATCGAGGGAGCACCGAGAGTCACAGGAGAGGAAGTGACAGAGGCGAGGCAGGAAGTAACTGGGAGAGGAGAGCAAGTGACAAGGACAAGACAGGAAGTGAtcgagaaaggagaggaagtgaCAGAGAGCACAAACAAAGTCGTCAAAGTTCTCATCGTTCCAGCGTCCTGCGAGATGATGGCCTCTATATTTAG